A portion of the Chloroflexota bacterium genome contains these proteins:
- the rarD gene encoding EamA family transporter RarD, whose translation MNKGIWYGVGAYVLWGFFPIYWKLIHDVPAFEIIGHRMTWSFIFVAIVIALRKSWQGFRPVLENRKRIWVYFATGLLLTLNWLVYVWAVNSSYIVESSLGYFINPLVNVLLGVIFLRERLRLGQWIPVGLAAAGVLYLTVSYGSLPWIALTLAFSFGLYGLLKKTAALASTHGFMLETGFMLLPALGYLLYLEFTGQAAFGHQSVFTTGMLAFAGVATGLPLLWFGIAARQIPLSTLGLLQYIAPTLQFSIGVLLYGEDFSQARVIGFSIIWLALLIYSSEGFFHRRASLAAQPSATD comes from the coding sequence ATGAATAAAGGTATTTGGTATGGCGTTGGCGCGTATGTGTTATGGGGTTTCTTCCCGATTTATTGGAAATTGATCCATGATGTGCCTGCGTTCGAGATTATCGGTCACCGTATGACATGGTCGTTTATTTTCGTTGCCATTGTGATTGCGCTGCGTAAAAGCTGGCAGGGATTTCGCCCGGTATTGGAAAACCGCAAACGCATTTGGGTGTATTTTGCGACCGGGCTGCTGCTGACGCTCAATTGGCTGGTGTATGTTTGGGCTGTCAATAGCAGTTATATTGTTGAATCGAGTCTGGGTTATTTTATAAATCCGCTGGTGAATGTGTTGCTGGGTGTGATTTTCTTGCGCGAGCGTTTGCGCCTGGGACAGTGGATTCCGGTGGGTTTGGCGGCAGCCGGGGTACTGTACCTCACAGTAAGTTACGGCTCATTACCCTGGATTGCGCTGACGCTGGCTTTCTCATTTGGGCTTTATGGATTGTTGAAGAAAACTGCGGCTCTGGCTTCGACACATGGATTTATGTTGGAGACCGGTTTTATGCTGCTCCCAGCGCTGGGGTATTTGCTCTATCTCGAATTTACCGGACAAGCCGCCTTTGGACATCAATCGGTTTTTACAACCGGGATGCTGGCTTTCGCTGGGGTGGCAACCGGATTGCCGCTGCTCTGGTTTGGGATCGCCGCCCGGCAGATTCCGTTATCGACGCTGGGGTTACTGCAATATATTGCCCCGACGCTCCAGTTTTCGATTGGGGTGTTGCTTTACGGCGAAGATTTTTCTCAGGCCCGCGTGATCGGCTTCAGTATTATTTGGCTGGCTTTGCTAATCTATTCTTCAGAGGGCTTTTTTCACCGCCGTGCTTCATTGGCTGCACAACCCTCTGCGACCGATTAG
- a CDS encoding DJ-1/PfpI family protein: MKKNIAIVLFDDVEVLDFAGPFEVFSVTDELNDYQIFDVYTVASEKRPIRARNGLSVNPDYDFRSAPIPEILIVPGGAGTRPFLRHSNSLNWITTRAASAELVLSVCSGSLVLAAAGLLNGLEATSHHQVIDELIALAPSATVHRDRRFVDNGKVITAAGISAGIDMSLYVIEKILGRGVAEATARYMEYPYE; encoded by the coding sequence TTGAAAAAGAACATAGCGATTGTGCTTTTTGATGATGTAGAAGTGCTCGATTTCGCCGGGCCTTTTGAAGTATTTTCGGTTACGGATGAACTCAACGATTATCAGATATTTGATGTGTATACAGTCGCATCTGAAAAGCGCCCCATCCGCGCTCGCAATGGCTTGTCGGTGAATCCGGATTATGATTTTAGGAGTGCGCCAATCCCCGAGATTCTCATCGTCCCCGGGGGAGCAGGCACACGCCCGTTCTTGCGACATTCAAATTCGTTGAACTGGATCACCACTCGGGCCGCGTCCGCTGAACTGGTTTTGTCGGTTTGTTCCGGCTCGCTTGTGCTGGCCGCGGCGGGTTTGCTGAATGGACTTGAAGCCACATCCCATCATCAGGTTATCGATGAATTAATTGCGCTGGCCCCGAGTGCCACAGTGCATCGCGACCGGCGTTTTGTGGATAATGGTAAAGTGATTACTGCGGCGGGTATCAGCGCGGGGATTGATATGAGCTTGTATGTGATCGAAAAAATATTAGGCCGGGGCGTTGCTGAAGCCACGGCGAGGTATATGGAATATCCCTATGAATAA